The Salvelinus fontinalis isolate EN_2023a chromosome 32, ASM2944872v1, whole genome shotgun sequence nucleotide sequence ATGAATGTAGAACAGGTAAATTTGCTCaaccttattcatggtttcctcgTGTGTAACggtggtggaattatgagggaataaagtcaaggtcagaatacggtgTATCTGTACActcctccaccacaccttcattacTTAGATCTCCACCCCGAACAAATAGCaggtgaatagcatgctattctcatgcttaagttcaagTTCAGAATACGCAtaagagagaaaagtgcataaaaagggaattgCATTCCATTTATGTCCGCATAACCCGGGTTAGAATTGGCTGCCATGTATATAATAGTGTGGATAATAATAATCTAACTCAGTgtggaaatgtgtttataaaaCAGAGGAAAATCACGGTTTTTACTGCACCTTTTTCTCCCATtcctgcaactccccaatgggctcgggaggcgaaggtcgagtcatgtccACTGCCTGCCACAagtagtcgctagagcgcgatgagccaagtaaagccacccgtggccaaacccttccctaacccggacgaagctgggccaattgtgcgccgccctatgggactccagggttgtgatacagccctggattgaaccagggtctgtagtgacgcctctagcactgcgatgcagtgccttagaccgctgcgccactcaggagccccctgcactgcccctttaattGGCTCTCTGAATCTGTACGTTTCACATTGGTTATAAATAATTTCATGTCCACTGCTCTGAAAAGCTTGTGAGAGGTGAATACAACATGGTGGAAGCCAACACACTAGATGTGTTGGAGAGGGCTAATGTACTTTCTCTTCAtacttctctctcccctcaggaTTCTTTTCTGGGCCTAACAGTGGTCAGCTGGCAGAGTTTCTGAAGGCGGCCAGCGTCATGAGGGAGCACTTCCGCTTCGCCCACACCATCGACATGACCCTGGGCCTCAAACACGGGGTGGACACtgagtgagagcaagagagagggaggatggggtaggggtagagggagggatagggagagaatgGGAAGAGGTGAGCGTGATCAAGATAACCCTGTAGAGTTCAATCAGGTTTCTTAGTGCTGGGCTAGAGAAAAATTGTGTACGCCCAGGAATGGATTGAGAAACACTGCTATGGTGTGACCAAACGACTACATTCTTTTCCCCGTGTCTCTCCAGGCGTGTTCTGCTGTTCAGACCCCCAAGACTGAGCAGTAAGTTTGAGGAGAGCGTGCTGCGCTTCACTGAGACGATCACCACCCACACACTGCGGCGCTTCATCAGAGACAACATGTAAGACTACTACTCCCATCTGTCTACTCTTCATCTACTCGAATGTCTGTGTTACTTTAATGTCTCTTTTTTCTGCATCTCTAACACTTTCTCCCTATCATATCCCTATTCGTCTTTTCATAATTTTCTTTTTTACAGGTTAGTCATTTAGCTGACGCTcttctccagagcgacttacaggagcaattagggttaattgccttgctcaagggcacattgacagatttttcacctaatcGGCTtgaggattcaaaccagcgacctttcgttaCTGGCCGAACGCTCTTAACTTCTGCTTGACTGTCTAACGTTATTGGTCTCCCTTTTTACTGTTTTTGGTCAGTTTCGGAATGTGCCCCCATCTGACCAATGAGAACAGAGATAAGCTGAAGGGGCAGGACTTGTTGACTGCATACTATGATTTGGACTACCTGCAGAACCCCAAAGGCTCCAACTATTGGAGGAACAGGTTGGTACCACAACACTTTAAACCAGTGATTCTCAATTGATGGGTCACGGGTGtcgaagtaaaaaaaaaaaaaaaaaaaaacgttttttaaaatATAGAGCTACTAGCAGTGCTATTTAGCGGATTTGGTTGATTTTGCGGTCGGTCTCAAACCTGTGAGTTTACCGATATTCTTCATCAAGAATATGTTGAATGGAATTATTGACAATGAAAAGGTGGGAATATTGTCATATAATTACAACATTTACTGTCAATATAGCTACAaaaaaaatatgctttacagattGCATTCCGTAAAAAAAAATTACAATGTGAATATTGGGTTCTGACAACCTTGTTCAATTTGGGTTTTGAGGCAAAACctgttgagaaccactgctttaAAACACTCAAATTAGATAACCCACAATTAAAATAAACAttgtcttttatttcagttctgtTTTTCATTTGTTACTGAAATCCTATTAGGTACATGTTGTTATTGTATTAGTTACAATTATGCTACACGTTTTTTTTCTGTAATAATATTGAAATATTACTGTACATGGTTGTTGGACAACTTATAAAATGTGACCAAGTAGTAGTGTAGATATGTAAGTATATTcgcttcggaaagtgttcagaccccttgactttttccacattttcttaggttacagccttattctaaaatgtattaaatatttttttcccttcatcgatctacacacaataccccataacgataaAGCAAAAATGGGTTTTAGAAATTTTTTGCTCATTTATTAAAAAATGCAAATatctatttacataagtattcagtactttattgaagcacctttggcactgattacagccttgagtcttcttggatatgacgctacaagcttggcacacctgtatttggggagtttctcccattcttttctgtagattctctcaagctcaggttgaatggggagtgtttctgcacagctattttcaggtcactccagagatgtccgatcgggttcaagtccgggttctggctgggcaaATCAAGgacttgtcccgatgccactcctgcgttgtcttggctgtatgcttaggatcgttgtgctgttggaaggtgaacattcgccccagtctgagatctggAGCAGATCTCTTTGTATTTTgcactgttcatctttgcctcgatcctgactagtctcccattccctgccactgaaaaacatccccacagcatgatgctgctacccattcttcaccgtagggatggtgcctggtttcctccagacgtgatgcttggcaatcagaccagagagtcttgtttctcatggtctgagagtctttaggtgccttttggcaaagaccaagcgggctgtcatgtgccttttactgaggagtggcttccgtctggccactctaccataaaggcctgattggtggagtgctgcagagatagttgtccttctggaaggttcttccatctccacagaagaactctggagctctgtcagtgaccattgggttctgagtcacctctctgaccaaggcccttctcccccgattgcataGTTTGGCTGGGCAGAAAGTTCTAGGAAGAGtttttgtggttccaaacttcttccatttaagaatgattgaggacactgtgttattggggaccttccATGTTGCAGAaaggttttggtacccttccccagatctgtgcctcgacacaatcctgtctcggagttctacggacaattccttcgacctcattccttggtttttgctctgtcaactgtggaaccttatatagactggtgtgtgcctttcctaattatgtccaatcaattgaatttaccacaggtggactctgatcaagttgtagaaacatctaaaggatgatcaatggaaacaggatgcacctgcgctcaatttcgtgtctcatagcacagggtctgaatacttatgtaaataaggtatttctgttttttatttttacatttacatttgaaaacatttctaccaaacctgtttccactttgtcattatggggtgtggcgtgtagattgctgaggataaaaaaaaaaacattaacttTTGAATagggctgcaacgtaacaaaatgtggaaaaggtgtagggctctgaatactttccgaaggcactgtattatttcctgtggcgatccacatgagagccattttcatcatagcgcttgatggtttttgcaaataaagaaaaacccttgagtaggtgtgtccaaacttttgactggtattgtatctcTTATGTGCTAACTCAAAATGACACAACGATTAGTTTCCAGTTTAACAGCGTTTACTTCACCGTATTACCACAGTACACAGTTGCCATCACACTCAGGCCAGGTCCATCTCCAGTGAGACTCCTGCGCAGGTGTAGAAATTatagaaatatagggatacttaaaacataaACTTAACATTATGTATGTATATTCGCTTAGATTATTTATTTTGATTTAGATCTTATCCTTCAAACAATACATGTAATATCTGAGCCCCAAATATTGTATACAAGGTGGTATATTAAGTCACTTGCCATTATTATTGTTTAatgtctttcattctctctcctcagggTGATGAAGGTGGGTTCTCAGTTTGCGTCCCAGGGACTGAGTTTTGCCGTGGCCAATCGCAGGGACTTTGTGGATGAGCTGGAGGAGGAGTTTGGTCTGGGTGCGTCGGACGGAGGAGATCTGCCCTTCGTAACCATCAGAACACGACTCGGATTCAAGTACACCATGAGGGAGGAGTTCACGTGAGTTACAGACATAGAACCTCAACTAAGTCCTAACTTCTGAGCTCTACCACATATAACCCTACGACCCTAATTTTAACCATGAGAACATGGTCGTGAGTTACAGCAATATCAGACCTCTATCCACAGACAATCTCTCATCCTTACCCAAACTCGAACCTTCATCTAACATTAACCCTTATCGAAGAGGGTGATGTGGGTTGGGTAATGCCATAGAATAGTTATGTTGTTGAACCTATTTAACAGGCGAGATGGGAAGTCCCTAGAAAGATTCCTGGAGGATTACTTTGCTGGACGACTAAAACGTTACATCAAGTCGGAGCCCATCCCTGAGAAAAACAAAGGCCCCGTCAAggtatgtttgtctgtgtgtgtgtgtgcatttctaTGTTATTATTCAATACTCAATCACAGTACATTTGTGTTTCTGATTTTGTTCATTCTCATGCCAATTCACACATGtacagctgaagtcagaagtttacatacatcttagccaaatacatttaaactcagtttttcacaattcctgacatttaatcataataaaaattccctgtcttaggtcagttaggatcaccactttattttaagaatgtgaaatgtcagaataattgttaCGTTCGTCgatggaaggatcggaccaaggtgcagcgtggtaaaaGCGTGGTAAACTAATACAGCAAAGAGATGGTGGAGGTGATCCTTTCAGTCTGAAGGGTTCTGAATGACAATGAGGAAATAGTCTTTATCTGgacattttaatttattaaatgaacacagaaaaaacaacaaatacaaaacgAAACGTAACGTCTAGTAGGGCTAAACAGCACAgtaccaaaaacaagatcccacaaactacaggtggaaaaaggctgcctaagtatgatccccaatcagagacaacgatagacagctgcctctgattgggaaccatacccgccaacaaagaaatagaaaacatagattgcccaccctagtcacaccctgacctaaccaaatagagaattaaaaggatctctaaggtcagggtgtgacaataatagtggagaatgatttatttcaacttttatttctttcatcacattcccagtgggtcagaagtttacatacactcaattagtatttggtagcattgcctttaaattgtttaacttgggtcaaacctttcgggtagccttccacaagctttccacaataagttgggggaattttggcccattcctcctgacagagctggtgtaactgagtcaggtttgtaggcctcctcgctttttcagttctgcccacaaatgttctatgggattgaggtcagggctttgtgatggccactgcaataccttgactttgttgtccttaagccattttgccacaactttgcaagtatgcttggggtcattgtccatttggaagacccatttgcgaccaaactttaacttcctgactgatgtcttgaggtgttgcttcaatatatccacataattttcccgcctcatgatgccatctattttgtgaggtgcaccagGCCCTcttgtagcaaagcacccccacaacatgatgctgccctcccatgcttcacggttgggatagtgtttttCAGCCAAACATAaggatggccattatggccaaacagttttatttttgtttcatcagaccagaggacatttctccaaaaagtatgatctttgtccccatgtgcagttgcataccgtagtctggcttttttatggtggttttggagcagtggcttcttccttgctgagcggcctttcattttttgtggatatagatacttttgcacctgtttcctccagcatcttcacaaggtcctttgctgttgttctataattgatttgcacttttcgcaccaaagtacgttcatctctaggagaccgaacgcgtctcctgagtggtatgacggctgcgtggtcccatggtgtttatgcttgtgtactattgtctgtacagatgaacgtggtaccttcaggcgtttggaaattgctcccaaggatgaaccagacttgtggaggtctacagttttttttctgaggtcttggctgatttcttttgattttcccatgatgtcaagtaaaaaggcactgagtttgaaggtaggccttgaaatacatccacaggtacacctccaattgactcaaatgacgtcaattagcctatcagaagcttctaagtcatgacatcattttctggaattttccaagctgtttaaaggcacagtcaacttagtgtatgtaaacttctgacccactggaattgtgatacagggaatgataagtgaaataatctgtctgtaaacaattgttggaaaaattacttgtgtcatgcacaaagtagatgtcctaaccaacttgccaaaacaatagtttgttaaccagaaatttgtggagttgttgaaaaacgaggtttaatgactccaacctaagtgtatgtaaacttccgacttcaactgtaaataagcatttcacggtaaggtcgacacctgttgtattcggcgcatgtgacaaatagtttGATTTGACTTtttttctctgtgtttgtgtgtgcgcccTCTCGCAGGTAGTGGTAGCGGAGTCATTTGAGGAGATTGTGAATGACCCGGAGAAGGACGTGCTGATTGAGTTCTATGCCCCCTGGTGTGGTCACTGTAAGAGCCTGGAGCCCAAGTACAAGGAGTTGGCAGAACAGGTGAGCAAGACTACACACGCACTCATACAGATTCACCAATGCCACATTTAAAACTGTTCAATTCTggaacaaaatattttttatttatttactgccACCGTTCACGATTATGGCTTTCCTCAGAACAATTGTGTGCCATTGAAAATTGTAATATGTCAATAAATGAAGGAAAAGAGCTAAAGCCAAGTTAAGCCCTTTGTTCTCACTGAGTACGTTTATATGCACAGTAGTAATTCAATATTAAACTGATTCTGGCAGTAGGCAGATCatgcaatagtcatgtaaacaccttactctgctcaTCTTAAAAATCAGCGTAAGGTCAAAACCGAAGTAAGCATACGctgattaaaacacctggttttcggAACAATCTTTCGTactattaggacatgtaaacaccttaatcGGCGGCGTTCCAGTGGTGTATTTGATCTGCACATGTGCCAGCACCGGTagcgcaagcctccctctttagcgCGAGAGAAGTGAGTTTGGAACAACCGAATTTCTGTGTCTTAGAAAACGTTTTCACATGCAAACTTTATATAtccgaactcagaatcaaatatgctTCCCAAAAATCACATGGTCACTGTGGTAGAAAGTTTATTTTGATTGCAGATTTTGTGCGCTTTTCAAAATCCGATCAGGGGGCCTGATTttagatgtgtccatgtaaaaaggattattagggaaatcgttcttcttgcaaagcatgtaaaggtttcaatcaaactattatattaatcggACTAGCcacattattgtgtgcatgtaaccctagtcattggttgattctcctgttttcttctcAGCTCTACTCTGACTCTAATATTGTAATTGCCAAGATGGACGCCACAGCCAATGATGTTCCACAAGGCTTTGATGTGCAAGGGTGAGACGCCACATTTCATCACCTGGTTGTCCTTTCCCTTCTATCAGGACTCACTTATCTTTCCATTTATTTTCCCCATGTTTCTGGTCATTCATTCATTGTGTTTCTCTCGCTTTTATTGTTCTGTAGGTTTCCCACCATCTACTTTGCTCAGGCAGGCAAGAAGGACCAGCCCAAGCGATATGAGGTGAAGTGTCCTTACACTGTTATTACCATTTTACACAAGCAGACACAAACTAGTCATAtaccagtgtttcccctatattcagtTAGCAGTGGCAACCTGCCACTCCCAAAAAATATTATTAAAACAATTTATAGAGAgattatatacaaaagtatgtggacaccctttcaaattagtggatttgactatttcagccacagacatgcaatctccatagacaaacattggcagtagaatggccttactcagtgactttcaacgagcaccgtcatatgatgccacctttccaacaagtcagttcgttacatttctgccctgctagagttgccccgatcaactgtaagtgcttttgttgtgaagtggaaacgtctaggagcaacaacagctcagccgcaaagtggtaggccacacaagctctcagaacgggacagccgagtgctgaagcgcgtagtgtgtggcctgctggaggtcattttgcagggcgctggcagtgcacctccttgcacctccttgcacaaaggcggaggtagcggtcctgctgctgggttgttgccctcctacggcctcctccacgtctcctgatgtactggcctgtctcctggtagcgcctccatgctctggacactacgctgacagacacagcaaaccttttttgccacagctcgcattgatgtgccatcctggatgaactgcactacctgagccacttgtgtgggttgtagactccgtctcatgctaccactagagtgagagcactgccagcattcaaaagtgaccaaaacatcagccaggaagcataggaactgagaagtggtctgtgatcaccacctgcagaatcactccttttttggaggtgtcttgctaattgcctataatttccaccttttgtctattccatttgcacaacagcatgtgaaatttattgtcaatcagtgttgcttcctaagtggacagtttgatttcacagaagtgtgattgacttggagttacattgtgttgtttaagtgttccctttatttttttgagcagtgtatttctgcCAAGATGTGCTTTTAAGGGATAGTGTCAGATTTActttttctacttacccagaggCAAATTAACTCATGGGTacaatttttatgtctctgcgtgcagtttgaaggaagttgctaactagcgttagcgcaatgactagaAGCAATGGCTTGCGAAACTACTTCTCCTGCTACCTTTGCCACCACTGCTGAAAAGAATCCTAGGGAGAACTGCATGTATTGACGTATGAAAGATTTTATGTTTGGTTACAAAGGGAGCTTACAATGTTTTCTTCTGTAATTCCAGGGAGCCCATGAAGTGAAGGACTTCATCAAGTACTTGAAGAGAGAAGCCTCGCACGTTCCTGTTGTCAGCGGAGTTAGAGAAGACCTGTGAACAGAAGTAAGGCGATGGCAGGGGTGTATTATGGAAAATGTAGCTTGAGACCCCTGGAATTACGGTTGTGGATACTCACAACTTCTGCTAAGATTCTTTATTTCTGATGAAATTACACTCAAAACCTAAATCTACTCACAATAATTTTGTTCCTTGAAACAATAGTTTTGAAAGTCACACAATtgactctccaggaacagagccTCTTGTAATTGTTCGGGAGGAGAAATAAAATTTCTACAGAGGAAGAGAACAAAGATTGAGGACTGCCAACATCTAATGTCAAGTGACCTGGAAGGTAGATGAGGCTGATTGTCTTGGCATAAGACACAAGCCTTCCCAATTTACTTTCATTAAAGGACAAAATCAAAATGGACATCAACGGCATCAACTCACCAAGGAGCAGTTTGGTGCAGGTTTGTCATGCATCAAATACCATGAGATGAATTGATGCTGTATAGTGACACTGTAATAACACCTATTTGTTTCTAGGTCTTGACTTACCACCTGTATCTCAGAACTATAGGTCTTCTTCACCACTATAAGCCATACCATCCATTCCACCAATGATAACCCATCAACACCCCTAGATTGGCAGCTATTATTGAGCACTCTTTTGCATTGGCATTTCACAAAGCAGGAGCAAGGAGTTGGTCAGCTAAACTTGCTTGTGTAAAATAGTCTGAAATAGCTTCATATGAACTAGTTCCAAAAGGTACCCACTTGTCTTTTTATGTGTACTTGAGCTACAGAGTTGGTGTCATTCCAGACAGCACCAACAACCAACCAACTGCTCACCACCTATGTCTGCCTACTGACTGCATACAAAACCCAAAACATCCCCACCCATTCTCCTTTTTTTTGTCCATGCAAATATCAAATGAACCATTTTGGAAACACTGTAAAGGCAATATTCAGATTAGTGGCAAAAATGACAAGGAGCCACCATGGTCTTCTTGAAAACAAATGTTTGCActttatgtttttgaatattcCGTTTTTTATTTATGTTTCTGTCATATGCCATTTTCCCAGGATTTTTTTTAGAGCAAGTAACTTCTAAAAGGCATGTACAATGTTTGGGTTTGACTATGAAGGccagatgtgtgtgtatttattatATAGTATAGGCAATACAGTAATTAACATACTTTGTACTGTACATAATGTGTGAACATATTTGCAATCTGAATTGTCTCTTTTTTGACAGAGCCTTTTGATTTATTGATGTACATTTTATTTGTTGCAAGAGTTTGGCACTCAGAGGACCCATTATCCTTACAGTTTATTTTTGATCCGCTAAGAAATGTTTGTCTTTGGCGTTTTCTCTCTTAAAAGATGCTGACACCATTTAATAAAATTACCGACTTCGATGTGTCTTTGACTTTCTTCTGGCTAATAGTCAGACTGTTTGAGTCTTATCGGCCCTTGTCGGGTGTCCTTGCATTTCAGAAAGGGTCTAGCCAATGTTGGATTACTGTATATGGACTTGATTGGTTTTGTACATGTCAATGAATGTACAGGGTGTGTCTCATAATGATGCCCTGTACATACTCACCTCCCATTGAATCCTTTTACGTTTATCCCGTCTCCCTAATTGGTGGAATTCACAGTACATCATTTTTTCCTCCAAGTTTATTGGTTAAGATACTGGGAGTAATCAGCCCCCGATGTGGAGCTTTGTACTCTCCGGCTGCCCAGAAAGTTCCAGACAGTTGTCCCACACGCTGTCAAAAATGATGGGCCAACAGGTTCTCGTGCTGAGTAAGTAAATAGAAAACCTATAAGCAACGCAAAAATGTTACATCTTAACGTAGATTTCTGTGGAAATTTTACTCATTTTGATGTTTCTGTCGTTTGTAATATCCCGACAAGGGTCCAATACAGGCTAACGTTACATAGTTAGTGTCAGTTTCTAGCCAGCAACGAAGCATGTGCTTCTGCTTCCTTGCCGA carries:
- the LOC129831169 gene encoding protein disulfide-isomerase A3-like; this translates as MASFLSLIPPFLLSVLIFSGAVVARGDVLELGDADFDYLAAEHETMLVKFYAPWCGHCKKLAPDFETAATRLKGTVPLAKVDCTASPDTCGRFGVTGYPTLKIFRNGEDASSYDGPRSADGIVHFMKKQAGPNSVTLRTEADLEAFVNHFDASVVGFFSGPNSGQLAEFLKAASVMREHFRFAHTIDMTLGLKHGVDTERVLLFRPPRLSSKFEESVLRFTETITTHTLRRFIRDNIFGMCPHLTNENRDKLKGQDLLTAYYDLDYLQNPKGSNYWRNRVMKVGSQFASQGLSFAVANRRDFVDELEEEFGLGASDGGDLPFVTIRTRLGFKYTMREEFTRDGKSLERFLEDYFAGRLKRYIKSEPIPEKNKGPVKVVVAESFEEIVNDPEKDVLIEFYAPWCGHCKSLEPKYKELAEQLYSDSNIVIAKMDATANDVPQGFDVQGFPTIYFAQAGKKDQPKRYEGAHEVKDFIKYLKREASHVPVVSGVREDL